Genomic DNA from Thiosocius teredinicola:
CCGTCAATGATCATCAATGGCAAGTTGGTTCAGGTTCCACCAGTTCAGTTTGCGTGGAAGAGCGGCGTACAGGTTCAGTTTGTTAATGGGTAGAAAGAATTCGCCTAACAAGGCGGTCAAGCCGCTCGCAAGCTCGCTCGGACATTCAGCACTCCGCGCTTGCTCGGGTATGGCTTCGCCATTTTTCCCCGAGCAAGCGCTCCGTGCTGAATGCCGCTTACCTTGGCGTTATGTTCAATAAGTACTCATGAGTATTTGGCAGAAATTGCGGTTTTCGCTGTCATTGCTATCTGAGCTTGCTTGGTTGTTATTTCTGGCGTTGTCTGTCTACTCGTTCATAGCCTACGTCAATTGCACTGATGGTTTGTGCCATGAATTGGCGTTTGCCGGAACAGTCAGCTTGATGTACGCGGCTGGTTTCGCTTTGTCGGGTGTGCTATTGGCATTGAGTGTCGGAAAGCAACTAAGAAAAGGGCACGCAAAGCTACTCACTGTTCCTGTGGCGGTATTTCTCGTTCTATTTGTTATCTTGTATTTTGGAATCATGGTTTATGGTATTGCCGCAAGAACATAACAAGGCGTTCAAGCCGCTCGCTATGCTCGCTCGGACGCTTTGCACTCCGCACCCGCTGCGCATGCCTTCGGCATCGTTGCGTAGCGGGCGCTCCGCGCAAAGCGCCGCTTAACTGGGCGTTAGGTGCAGAAGAAAATTGTGTTTCTAGCAATTGCGGCAGTTGCGGAAACTACGGCGCTCTCATTCGAGTGCAGCGGCGAAACATCTGGTGCAGTGCTAGTCTCCATCGAAGCGCGCCGCTCGATAGCGGAATGAGATCGGTACGGTATTCAAATGGGGGTTCGCGAAGCCGTATTCGCGGTACGCAAGTTGCTCTTGGAGTGAAGGTCAGTGCGAAGAAACGCAATAAATTGGCAGTGTGCGATCTTGGTGGGGGTGCCATTTGAAGAGTGCAGAGGCTATTTCATCGCCCATGGTAACGTACTCCGTTGCGCACCTAACAAGTCGTTCAAGCCGTTCGCTGCGCTCACTCGGACGCCCAGCACTCCGCGCCGTGTTGCGCATGGCTTCGCCATTTTTGCGCAAACGGCGCTCCGTACTGGGCGCCGCTTAACTGGGCGTTATGTTTGTCGATGAATTGCATGATCCCGCAGGAGAGCAAGCTGGCTACTAGAACTGTCTTGTTCCTGCTAATAGTGGCTGCTGCTCAAGGCTGTACGGAGAACTTTCCGCAGCGCCACATTGATGCGGTATTCGGGTCGTTTCCGTCGATTGGATCGCCAACAATTGTCCAGATCTTTCGATTTGAGCACGATTCAAATCAAACAGATGTCTATTCGTCGGGTAGATTTCAGATTGAAGAGAAAGATCATGCAGGCATTCTCGCCAGGTGCCTAGAAACAGAGGCTAATAATGGCCTGCTACGTGAGCAACAATCGAGCGAAAATCTTGTTTGTAAAATGCGAATCTCGAATGCCCGCGGTACTGTGAGCATTGTTGTTGATAGGGTGCGCCCAATTATTGAATATAGGTTTAAGGGCTAAATAATTGCCAAACATAACAAGGCGTTCAAGCCGCTCGCTATGCTCGCTCGGACGCCTAGCACTCCGCACCTGCTGCGCCCGCCTTCGGCATCTTGGCGCAGCAGGCGCTCCGCGCTAGGCGCCGCTTAACTGGGCGTTATGCGAAGAAGTGGATTCAGTGAGCACGGCACTAAGAAATCTGAAAGTTGGTGTTCTGGCTGGTTTGGCCGCGATGATAGTGCCTGCATTTTGGGGGGTGTGGGAAATATACAACGAACCTTTTATCTTGCCCAATGGGCAAATTGATGATGCGGCTGAGCGTGGAGCAGGAATGTTTTTGCTCTTTATGATTTGGCCGATATCAGCTATTTCTATCGTCTATCACTGGGCTTTGGCGAGCGCAATAACAAACAGAAAGTCATCAAGAATTCGGTCTTTGCTTTTTACATCGGTCCTTATGTGTGGTTTGGTTTCAGTGGTGGTCGCAAGTACTTTCTATGAGCTTGGAATTGGCGAGCAACTAAGAGCGTTCGCTATTCTGTTTCCTTTGGCCGCACTGTGCGCGTTACCTGGGATTGGAGTGATTGCATATGAGATCAAAAACGCATAACAAGGCGTTCAAGCCGCTCGCTGTGCTCGCTCGGACGCTTTGCACTCCGCACCTGCTGCGTATGCCTTCGGCATTGTTACGCAGCGGGCGCTCCGCGCAAAGCGCCGCTTAACTGGGCGTTATGCGGAAAACGAATGAGTACGATCGATAGTTTTGCGGAGGTTCTTGAATCTCTGACACACGAGGAAATTCAAGAGGTCTACGATTCGTCGCTTTCGGTGAGAGAGCAAGATGCGCTGGGAGATTATTTGTTGAATGCCGCATGTGACCTCATTCAAATCGAGAATGTGCGCTATTTTGTCGAAAAGGGTGCATCAATTGAGTCCCCAAATTCGGTTGGCGATACCCCGCTGCTCTGCGTGATAGATCACTGCGCAAAAAATCCAACTTTTGCTCTTGAGATCGTAGAGTATCTGCTTGACAAAGGCGCTGAAATCGAAAAGCGCGGCTATATGGAGAAAACGCCTTTCCTGAAAGCGTGCTCCAGAGGTGATTTGAGTATCATCAAATTGTTGGTCGCGAGGGGTTGCAACGTCCGTGCAACCATCCAAGAACCGGGTATCTCTTTTGATGGTCTAGATCTTGCGCATATTCACCGGGCAGGTACCGATGTGTTGAGTTATCTCGGAAAGGTGGTCGCATAACAATGCGTTCAAGCCGCTCGCTATGCTCGCTCGGACGCCCAGCACTCCGCACCGTGTTGCGTGTGGCTTCGCCATTTTCACGCAAACGGCGCTCCGCACTGGCCGCCGCTTAACTGAGCGTTATGCGTAAAAAGATATGAGCACTACAACCAGCGTTGAGCAAGTCATACTCGAATATGCAGGTGCTCAGAAGGAAGAGCTATTTGAAAATGCGCTGCTCGAAGAAGATCTAGGCATTACTGGAGATGATGCGGATGAACTTGTGGAGGCGTTAGAAGAAGAGTTCAAAGTTGATTTTTCGGGGTTTGAACTGGAAAAACATTTCTTGCCCGAGGTCGGGAAAAGCTCAGATGCAGAGTATGGTTACTATCCTGTGTCGGTAGGCCACCTACTGAAAGTTGTTCGGTCTGGTCGTTGGGAACTGCCGCCGCGTAACCCAGAGTATTTTGTAAAGTCTCAAAGAGAATTGAAGCGGCAGCGAATGATTCAATCCGCGATTTTCGTCCTTTGCGGGGTTGGGGCGCTAGTATGGTTTATCCCCCGAGGTCTTTGAGAATGTGGGCGAAGCGCATAACAAGGCGTTCAAGCCGCTCGCTATGCTCGCTCGGACATTCGGCACTCCGCACTTACTCGGGCATGCCTTCGGCATTGTTCCCCGAGCAAGTGCTCCACGCCGAATGCCGCTTAACTGGGCGTTATGTTAAGAAAGATTCGTGAAGCGTTGTTCGAGTTTGCGTATGGATTTCGTTTCAGTGTTCCTGCGGCGCTCCTTATTGCAGTGGGCATAGCGATGGGAAACGAAGCCGGCCTGATCCTCTTGGGTGTGGCATTTTTAATGGGAGTGCCCTGGAACCTCTTCGCGCTGGTCGGTCTGTCAGTACTGAGTCTGGGTGTAATCTGGGTAGTTGGCTATTTGGGGATTGGTGTGCCCTTCGATGGCTTAATGGCCATGTTTTGGCTCGTGGTGGCAGCAGCGTTAATTGGTG
This window encodes:
- a CDS encoding ankyrin repeat domain-containing protein translates to MSTIDSFAEVLESLTHEEIQEVYDSSLSVREQDALGDYLLNAACDLIQIENVRYFVEKGASIESPNSVGDTPLLCVIDHCAKNPTFALEIVEYLLDKGAEIEKRGYMEKTPFLKACSRGDLSIIKLLVARGCNVRATIQEPGISFDGLDLAHIHRAGTDVLSYLGKVVA
- a CDS encoding DUF1493 family protein, producing the protein MSTTTSVEQVILEYAGAQKEELFENALLEEDLGITGDDADELVEALEEEFKVDFSGFELEKHFLPEVGKSSDAEYGYYPVSVGHLLKVVRSGRWELPPRNPEYFVKSQRELKRQRMIQSAIFVLCGVGALVWFIPRGL